DNA from Bacillus sp. Marseille-P3661:
GCAGCCACCAACCCAGGTCAAGGTATTTTATATACAGTCATGTACGTGATCGGCTTTTCTCAGCCGTTTTTAATTTTAACATTTTTCCTTAGTTCTACGAGGGTTATTGTTCGCCATACGCAAGTAATTGTAAAAACAGGCGGCATGATTATGATAATCATGGGTCTCGTTTTATTTTTTGGTCAAATGCCTAGAATTACTGAATTTCTTCTAAGGTTAATTCAAGATACGTGGTTATCAAAATTAGGATAGTAGGAGGTACTTTTAATGAAAAAAATAATTTTTATTGTTATTATTTTGGGGATGTTTAGTTGGGCCGTTTTAGATCTAGTTAATTCCAATGAGGAGTCTGCAAATCAAGAGGATACCACAGGGACTGAGGTAGTAAAGGAGTCCGATACGATTGGACTTGAAAGAGGTCAGATCGCACCTGACTTTGAATTGAAAACTTTAGAAGGAGAAACGGTACGTTTATCTGATTATCGTGGCACTCGTGTTTTCGTTAATTTTTGGGCAACATGGTGTCCGCCGTGTAGAGCAGAAATGCCGGATATGGAAAAGGTATACAAAGAGATGGATAATGTAGAGATATTAGCTGTAAATTTAACGGATTCTGAACAAAACGAGGAGGTTGTGGAGGAGTTCGTAGCGGACTTCGGCCTTACCTTTCCGATCTTAATGGATCGAAACTCAGAAGTAGCGAGTATGTACCGAGTTCAAGCTTATCCAACTTCCTATATGATTGATTCGAATGGGCGAATCCAATTTATAGCGATCGGTGCGATGAACCATGATTTAATGGTTCAAGAAATTGAAAAAATGAAATAAGGTTGCATTTTTTGTACACTAGGGCTTGAGGTGATCCACTTGAAACAAACCATTTTAGTGGTAGAAGATGATAAAATGATTCGCAATCTTGTTCGTATTTATTTAGAAAAATCAGGGTACGATGTTGTCGTGGCAAGCGACGGAGAAGAGGCAAAGCAAGTGTTTTTAACGTATCATCCATGTCTTATTATTCTTGATTTGATGCTCCCCAAACTAAGTGGGGAAGAGTTTTGTATGTGGGTCAGAGAGCAAGAACGAAATGAAGTATCTATTATTATGTTGTCTGCGAAAGCAAGGGTTGAGGATAAGATTACTGGACTAAAAATGGGTGCTGATGATTATCTAACAAAACCGTTTGATCCTGAGGAGTTAATTGCCCATGTTGAAGCTGTATTACGGAGAACCGGCCAGTTTTGTCAAAAAGTCACATACAGGGGCTTATGTATTAAACCCAGAAAAGGTGAAGTTTTGTTGTATGATAAACCCTTGCATTTGACAAAGCATGAATTTAATCTTCTTTATCATTTTATGGAACATCCAAATGTTGTTTTATCTAGAGAAGATTTACTACGTCAGTTATATCCTTATGATGATAAATTTGTTTTAGACCGTACGATTGATGCTCATATTAAAAAGCTACGAGAAAAAATCGAGGAGCAGCCGTCATCGCCAAAACGGATTATTACTGTTCGCGGAATGGGGTATAAATTTGTCAATGAGTAAATTTATTAAATCATGGCTGCCTAATCAGTTTTTGTGGCGGCTAACGTTTGTTAACATATTTGTCATTGCTTTATTTATCGTGCTTAGCAGTTGGGCCATTTATAACACGGCCTGTATGTTAGTGGATGGTATGGGAGCGATGAATGTACAAACACAAAAACAGTTTAATGGAACGTTATTTCAGTATTTATGGATCTTCAGTATACTGGCCATCCTCATCGGAAGTGTGATTCATTTTTATATAACAAGAAAGCTAATTCAGCCTTTAAAGGTGCTAATTGAATCAGCAAAAGATATGAAACAAGGGCGTTACCCCGATCCAATTGAATTGAATTCGGAGGGGGAGATGGGTTTGTTCATTCGTCACTTCAATGAATTGGTGTTACAGCTGAAAAATAATCAGCAACATCGACAAAAGCTTGTATCAGACTTATCACATGAATTCAGGACTCCTTTGTCTAATTTAAATGGGTATCTAAATGCTTTGAAAGACGGTGTGATTGTAGGTGATTCATCATTATACGAGTCACTTTATGAAGAATCTAAACGCCTTACCCATATGATTGAACAACTTGAACTTCTAAAAGAGTGGGATTATTTAACCACACAAACTTTTACTGCAAAAGGGGAAGAAGATATAAAGTTTATTGTGTTGCAAACAGTTGAGATGTTCCGCTGGGAAATGACGAAAAAAGGGATTTCTGTAGATCTTCAAGTTGATTCTGGACATATGAACGTGAATGGTGATGGGATTTCTCAAGTTATTAGCAATTTAGTCCATAATGCGATCCGTTACTATGAAGGATCTGACTCTATTCGAATTGTTGGAAAAAAAGCAGATTCAGACTATTGGCTTGGAGTCAGTGGTCCAGGACAAATGATACCAGCAGCAGACCGGGATCGTATCTTTGACCGCTTTTATCGTGTCGATCCTTCGAGAACTCGAGATACGGGTGGTACTGGTTTAGGCCTGGCTATTTCAAAAGAAATCATTGAACATCATCAAGGTAAAATCGGTTTGAAATCGGAAGGCAATTATTATACGTTTTGGTTTAGTCTGCCTATCCAGTGAGCGATCAAAAATAATCTAAATCTATCACAACATTGAATTTACAAAAAAGGGGCTGTTTAAGAATTAAGCAGCTCTTTTTTTATTAACGTTTGCATTCATATCATTAATATCAAGCTCTTAAATTTAAGGCTGTATTTAACTTATCTTGTTTATTCCCCTGCAATTAACATGAGATAAAAAATAATAATTGGCCATAGCACAACTTAATTATAAAAATAGTTAAATCTTCATCAAACTTTAACAAAACTCCTCAATAATAGAAATAAACCTATTTCAATTACTACGCATAAGGAAGTGATATTTCATGAATCAATCGGTTTCTAAAATTTTTTTATTTACATTAACAGCCTGTCCTACCGGAAGGAATATGGGAACTGTCCTAAGGGAAATTGCGCAAACACATCCATCGATTGAACTTCAGACTATTTACATAGAAATTGATGTACAGACAACCAACCGATATAAAATAAAAACAAACCCAACAGTTTTGTTCTTAAATGTTAATGAAAAAGAATTATACCGTCTTGAGGGCTTTCGTGAGACAGCAGAAATCAACCATATTATTAATGAATTAAGTGAAAATAGGCTTGTTTCATCAGACGAAATCGAGGGAAATCGAGCAACGATCGAGAATTACACGATCTATTTGTTCAGAAATGGAGTACCTACTTCGGTAGACATTCAATATAAAAATGAAACATCTATAAAAGCTCCGCGCATTACGGTGCTTAACATTTTACTAAGTACCAGTATCGAAGGTTATCAAAATCCTTTCCCAGTTAAATCGAAACTAGAATCGATCGGGTTTGATGGGGCATTAGCAAAAATAACGATTAAAACGCAAAAGCCATGTAGTTCTGTAGATGTTGCAAGCATGGAAATACTGTTACTTAAAACGTTAGCGACATTTGGAATTAAAGATGTGGCATTGTTGTTCTCTGAAGATAAATAACCTCTTTTAATCATGTATATATATTTTACACTTGCTAGCTTTTGAATTTAAGTAAGCTAAGGTTAATATATGGAAAAGGTAATACATGTTTATTTATTTAATCGAGCAAACTTGTTAAGAGATACTAGATTAAAAAGTTGACTATTATAATGATAATAAATTAGTAATTTATCTTACTATTGGTAAACCTAATATACCCTAATGCGTATATTGATAATTGGAGGTAGAAAATGGCCGGACATCGATTTAATCCAGAGAAAGCAGAAAAGTTATTAGATCCAAAACGACAGGAACGTATACATCCCAACCAAGTAATTGAAGCTCTAGAGCTAAAAGAATCAGACACTATTTTAGATTTAGGTGCTGGAAATGGCTACTATACAATCCCGCTTGCTAACAGCACGAAAGAGAAAGTAATTGCTGTTGATATTGAGAGGAAAATGTTGGATTTGCTGCAGGAACGAGCAGCGCAACTACAGGTTAAAAATATCACTTATGTTGAAAGTAATTTAGAGGAAATTCAACTTGATGATAATAGTGCCGAAAAGGGTCTTGTAGCTTTCGTGACTCACGAAATCCCAGATCTTGATAAGGCACTGAGTGAATTCAGAAGGCTTATCAAACCCGGTGGGAAATTAGTAGTATTGGATTGGGAAGCCATCGAAATGGAGCAGGGGCCCCCATTAAATGAGAGGATTTCTTCAGATACGATGCTCAAAATTCTCGAAGATAATGGATTTGAAAGGCAATTAAGTTTTTCGGAAAAAGGCGTTTATTTGATTGTTGTTCAATTCTAAATGTGGAGGTATTTATAATGTTTGATTTTGATTACACGATAATGACAAGTAAGTCTATCGATGAAGCGGTACAAAGTATTGAGGAAAATTTAAAAGAAGAAAAATTCGGTGTTCTTTGGCAATTTGATGTGAAAGATAAGCTTCAGGAAAAAGGAGTGGACTTTAACCAACCATTTAAAATTCTAGAAGTTTGTAATCCACATGAAGCGGGACGTGTTCTCGCTCAAAATAAGATGGTAGGATATTTTTTGCCTTGTAAGATAGTTGTGTTTGAAGATGAGGGTTCGACAAAAATTGGTATGCCTAAGCCTACAGCACTTATCACAATGGTTAAGGATGAAAAGCTTAAAGAGATCGCCGAAGATATTGAAAAGCGCTTAGTCGCGTGTATTGATAAGTGTAAATAGGAGGGTAGACATTTTAAAAACATAATTTTTGTACATACGGATGCATTAAAAAGTACCTTCCCTAATTAAATAGCATAGGATATTTCTATAAATTAGTGAAGGGATTGTGTAAAATGTACTATGCACCTTATCCACATCTATATCCATATTACGTGAATATTCCGACGAATCATTATGGAGTACAACCTATTTATTGGACTGTTCCTAATCCTGATGGAATCAATCATGATAACCGTTTTGGTATGATGCCTTCGTTAAAGAAGGATAAAGGTACTATTAATTTAAAAGATTATGGTGGAGAACCTTATGTGGTGAATATTAATAAGGCTACTAAGCAAAACACAACATTTCGGACTGCCTTATGGACAGGAAGTCACTTACAGGTTACCTTGATGAGTATTGGTGTTGGTGAAGATATTGGGTTAGAAGTCCATCCTGATGTTGACCAATTCTTGCGTATTGAAGAAGGGCAAGGGATGGTTCAGATGGGGGATACTAAAGATAATTTATATTTTAAGAAAAGAGTGCAGGATGATTACGCAATAATGGTACCAGCTGGTAAATGGCATAATTTAATTAATACTGGTAGTAAACCGCTTAAACTTTACACCATTTATGCTCCACCGGAACATCCATTTGGAACAATTCATCAAACGAAAACTGATGCAATCGCTGCTGAAAAAGAGTCAATGTAAAAACAAATGGAAAAGAAGTGCATAATGAAAAAGCTCTCATTTGGGAGCTTTTTTATTTAGGAAATTTATACTAGCGTTCTATTAATTAAAAATTTATTTGCCAAGTCTATGGGTAAGATAGGCATAAAATTGGTTCGTATATCAGCTAATAGCAGCCTTTTACTCAACATAACAGATGTTTATTATTAGTAATAGGACAAAACTTAAGGTTTTGAAAAATTCAAACAATTTGTTGACAAACAATTTTAACCTGATGTATAATCCATTTATCAGTTGTCGGACAACAGATAACATACTTCACTAATGAGACGGTAAGAGTATGTTTGGAATTGCGGATGCTTTTAGGTTTAAACTATTGCCAATCAAAACAAACAATGTTGATTATTTAGGGTTTCAAGATTGATTTTGAAAAAGTAATTTAGTACAAAATCAAGTTCATCCTAAAGTTGTGACAAAAGAGTGAAAATTCTAAAAAAATATTGACAATAGGCGATAACCTAAAGTATACTAACCATACAACGGATGTCAGACAACGGATAACATATAAGATATAAAAATATAAACATAAAGAGGAGAGGTTTTATAATGGTAAATAAACTTAGAGGAATTATTCCACCAGCGGTAACAACATTTAATAGTGATGAGACAATTAATGAGGAGCTTTTCAGAGAACATTTAGAATGGTTGCTGCAAAGCAATATCGCTGGTATTAGTATTGGCGGAAGTACGGGGGAAGGTCATGCGCTAACTGCAGAAGAAACACGCCGCCTAATTCAAATTGGTAAAGAAGTAATTGATGGCCGAGTACCGATCATCGCAGGTATCATTCGTGATTCTACGAAAGAAGTTATTGAATATGCACACGCAGCGAAAGATGCTGGTGCGGATTACTTAATGATTACACCAATTCATTACTTTAGACCTGATGATGAAGCACATGTTGCTTTCTACAGTGCAATTAGCGATGCTGTGGATTTACCAATTATCATTTATAACGTAGTTGCAACGGCTGTTATTACACCAGAGTGTATGGCAAGACTTGCTGAAATTAAGAATGTAGTAGGTATTAAGCAAAGTGGCGGCGATATTCATGCTTTAAATAAAATGGTGTTAACACTGCCTAAAGAGCAAACAGTTTGGAGTGCGGTTGATGCATTATTATATCCAACTTATGCGCTTGGAGCTGAAGGAGCAATCGCAGCATTATTAACAGTACTTCCAGAGCTGTGCGTGGAACAATGGGAAGCATGTGAAAGAGGAGATTATGAAAGAGCGAAAGAAATCCACTATCAAATGCTGCCTGTATGGCTTGAAATGGATAAAACAAATATGCCTGCTAGAACAAAAGAATGCTTAAGACAACGAGGATTTAACGTAGGAGTACCACGTGGACCATTAAATGTACTTAGCGATGCTGATAGAGAAGCAATTCGTCAAGCATTAGTAAGTGCACAAGTTATTAAGGATGAAGTGTTAAATTAATTTTTCACAGAGGGGGATTTGTAGGAATCCCCCTCTAAACAAAAATAGATGTTTTTTAACCTTATTAAAAATGAAAGGGAGCTCCGTATAAATGAAAAAATTCATCAATGAGCCTATGAATTTTGTAAAAGAGTCGCTGGAAGGAATCGTCTTAGCTCACTCAGATCAAGTGAAATTTGCTAAAGAAGATCGCAATGGAATCCTTCGTGCTGATGCCCCTGTAGCAGGAAAAGTTGCAATAGCTACTGGCGGTGGTGCGGGACATTTACCGGTTTTTTTAGGTTATGTAGGTAAAGGGTTGGCTGACGGCGCATCTGTCGGTAATGTTTTTACATCGCCAAGTGCGGACGCTATGGTAAATGTTGCAAAGGAAATACATAGCGGAAATGGAGTATTATTTTTGTACGGTAATTATTTTGGAGATAAAATGAATTTTGATTTAGCTGCTGAAATGCTTGAGGACGATGAGGACATTCGTGTTGAAACGGTACGTGTTTCTGATGATGTTGCATCAGCTCCGCGAGAAGATTGGACAAAACGCCGAGGTGTTGCGGGAATCTTTTTTGCTTATAAAATTGCAGGAGCTTGCGCAGAAAAGTTGTTGCCGCTTGAAAAGGTTAAAGCGGTGGCGGAAAAAGCTGTAGAGAATATCGCGACAATGGGAGTAGCTATCTCATCTTGCACAATTCCTTCATCTGGTAAGCCAACCTTTGAGATTGGTGAAGATGAAATGGAAGTCGGCATGGGCATTCATGGCGAGCCTGGTATTAGAAGAGCCAAGTTAACAACAGCCAATGAAATTGTAAATGAGCTTGTTCCGTATCTGCTTGAAGATTTGCAAATTAAAGCGGGAGACAACATTGCCATTCTTGTAAACGGTTCCGGTACAACGCCGCTAGAGGAATTATATATTGTTAATCGTGAGGTACATCACTTATTAGCAGAAAAGAATATTAACATCTATAAAACATATGTCGGTGAGTATGCAACATCTCTGGATATGGGTGGATTTTCGTTATCTTTTCTCAAATTAGATAATGAATTAAAAGAGTATTTAGATGCCCCGGCTGAATCCCCGTTTATATAAGTATGGGAGGATAATAAATATGGAAACGTTTAAGGAATTTGGATTACTTCTAGATCAGTTTGCGAAAGATCATAAAGAACAATTTAATGAGCTTGATGGTGCTCAAGGTGATGGAGATTTAGGGATAACTGTTGTTTGTTGTGGCCAAGCCCTAGCAAAAGCGGCAAATGAAACCGAGAATTTACAGCAATGGTTCAATGTAGGAGGCAAAACTGTTCGTAAGGAAGCGCCATCAACAATGGGAATCCTTATTGCATCTGCTTTAATTGCTGTTAGTAAATCTCTTGACGAAAAGCAAGGTCAGCTTACTCCAAACGATTGGATTAAAGTTCAAGAAACAATGATTAATGAAATCCAACGAAGAGGTGGAGCGCAATTAGGTGATAAGACCATTTTAGATGCGTTCATCCCTGCTTCCGATGCGTTCGCTTCTATAATTAATGAAGGTGGCAGCTTGAAGGAAGCACTTGCTAAAGCGACTGTTGTTGCTAAAGAATCGGCAGAGTCGACAGCAGGATTAGTTTCTAAAATTGGCAGATCTAGCTGGCTTGGCGAACGTGCGAAAGATAATATTGATGGCGGGGCATGGCTTTGCTATAAGATTTATGATTTAATAGAAAGAAACTTGTAAACTATCAATCCTTCACTGGCTTATGCTTGTGAAATGATAATATCCCAAAAATGAAAGCGTTTAAAAGAGGAGGTAGAAAGTATGAAGAAAAAGCTGATTGTATTGTTAAGTATTGTACTCGCAGTGTTTAGTTTATTAGTTGGATGTTCACAAAACACAGCAAACGAGGAAACATCAACTCCAGCTGAAAAAGAGGGGAACCAAGAAGAGGAAACTAAAGTAAGCTACCCAGAAAAGCAAATTGAAATTATCGTTCCATTTGCAGCCGGCGGAGGAACGGATGCAGTAGGACGTGTTATTGCTGAATCTTTAAAAGAAATACTAGGACAAGATGTTGTTGTTGTAAACCGTGAAGGCGGCTCTGGAGCAAATGGTATGCAAGAGGGGCTTTCATCCAAGCCTGACGGTTATACATTAACAGTCGTTACTCGTGAAGTAACATCTCTTCCGTTATTAGGAACAGCTCCATTCGAAACATTAGATTTTAAATTTGTTAGCAATATTAATATTGACCCAGCTGTACTAGTTGTTTCTGGAAAATCAGAATATAAAACGGTAGAAGATTTAGTTGCTGCTATTAAAGCTAATCCTGGCAAAATGAAGTTTGCTGCATCAGCAGTACCAAGCTATTATGGAATTGGTTTCTCTGAAGCTGCAGGTATTGATTTTACAACTGTACCATATCAAGGTGCGGCACCAGCAATCACTGAAATTCTAGGTGGTGGAGCGGATTTTGGTATTTACAACCCAGGCGAAATTAAGTCATTTGTTGATAGCGGGGACTTAGTTCCTTTAGCAGTTATGGCTGAAGAACGTTTCGCTGGTTTCCCTGATGCTCCTACATTTAAAGATAAGGGTATTGATGTAGTATCTGGAACATATAGAGGTATTGCTGTTCCGCCTGAAACACCACAAGAGATTGTTGATATTTTAGAAAAAGCAATTGCAGATTCTACACAAACTGAAAAGTTCCAACAATTCATGAACAATTCATTCCTAGGAATTGGATATATGAATTCTGAAGAGTTCACACAGTATGTAAAAAATGATATTGAAGCATTAACACCAATTATTGAAATTGCAAAAAGCCAAGGTAAAAAATAATTTATGAAAAGAAAGGGCGAGGAAATCAATGCGGTTCTTCGCCTTTTCTGTAATATCAAAGGGGAGAGGATCAATGAAAGTTATTAATTATGGAATTAGTATTGCTGCGATTATGCTCTCTATATTTGCCTATTTTTCATCAAGCGGTTTTGTAAATTACGATCCGAATGATATTGGCCCATCTGTTTTTCCGAAGGGAATCTCAGTTTTCACTATTATTTTAGCGGTCCTTTTAGCAATAACGACTTACTTTAAGGATAAAGACACGTCACGTCTTTCTGATATTTTTAGTAAGACCAACTTATGGAATGTTGGGAAAACATTTGTTTTATTTATCGGTTACTATGTTGTCATGAATTTTGCAGGTTTTATTATCTCTTCATTACTATTTTTATTTGTATTTTTTAAGGTTTTGGAAATTAAGCTTGCGAAAAATATCATAACTTCAGTGGTTACAACTGGGGTAGTCTATTATATATTTTATCAATTATTAAATGTTCAGTTACCTTCAGGAATCTGGTAAGGGGGTAGTACGATGTTAGTAGAAGGTTTTTTATCCATTCTATCATTCTACAATTTAATTATTATATTTGCAGGGGTTTTTCTCGGAATAGTGATTGGGTCAATGCCCGGCCTTACAGCAACGATGACGATCGCCCTGTTGTTGCCATTTTCCTTTGGTTTAACACCGGTAGCCTCGATTACACTAATGTCTGCAGTTTTTATCGGTGGTATCTATGGCGGTTCCATAGCAGCCATTCTTTTAAAAATTCCAGGAACGCCGGCAGCAGCTGCTACGACCTTTGATGGGTATCCCTTAGCGCAGCGTGGTGAAGTTGGAAAAGCCATCAGTACTTCAACAATTGCTTCTTTCTGTGGGGGGATCATCAGCACAATTTGTTTAATTTTATTTTCACCTTATTTAGCGAAAATAGCTTTAAATTTTAGTGCTGCTGAGTTTTTTGCTTTAGCGATTTTTGGATTAAGTATTATTACAAGTGTATCCGGAAAAAGCTTGTTAAAAGGCTTGCTTGCTGCGTGCTTTGGCTTTTTTATTGCGATGGTTGGTATGGATCCTTTGACAGGTTTTCCTCGGTTCACGTTTGAAACGACGGAGTTAATGAATGGTTTTAACTTAATTCCAGTTTTGATTGGTTTGTTTGGGGCAGCCCAGATATTGATTGCTATGGAAAATATCGGCGATTTAAAACAAAAAGTTTTGACAAAGGTTAAAACAAAACTTATCACCTTAAGTGAGGGTAAAGGCTTGATTGGAACAATCCTGCGCTCTTCTTTAATAGGGACCTTTATTGGCGCTATCCCAGGTACTGGTGCTGATATGGCAGCATTTATTAGTTATAATGAAGCGAAGAGATGGTCCAAAAAGCCTGAAAAATTTGGAACGGGCATACTGAAGGGAATTGCTGCTCCTGAATCTGGTAATAACGGTGTTACCGGTGGTACAATGATTCCGTTATTGACGTTAGGAATTCCGGGAGATGCAGCAGCTGCTGTTATGTTAGGAGCGTTTTTAATTCATGGCTTACAGCCAGGTCCTAAGCTTTTTACAGAAAATGGAGAGCTAGTTTATGGGCTTTTCGCGGGAATGATTTTCGCAAATATCTTCATGTTAATACTTGGATTGGTATTCATTAAATGGTTTGCAAAAATATTAGAATTGGATACAAGAATTTTAATGCCGATTATCCTAGTTTTATGCGGTGTTGGCGCATATGCTATGAATAATACATTATTTGATGTATATGTAATGCTTGCTTTTGGAGTTATTGGTTATTTTATGCATAAAGCTGATATTCCGGTTTCTCCAATCATTTTAGCTATCATTTTAGGGCCGATGGCCGAGGAGAATTTCCGCCGGGCTGTTATTCTAAATGACGGCAGCTATTCTTTCTTATACGATCGTCCAATCGTGGCAGCGTTTTTAATTATTTCAATTTTAACGATTGTGTCATCTGTTTGGACTAATCATAAAAAGTCTAAAAATGCGTCGGGGTTGGATTATAAAGGATAGGTTATTAGGACTTTAAAGTTTCATGGTTAAGTTCAGTAGGAATTTTACGTAGCATGAGTATTTGAGTAGAAACTTTTTTGATTTAGAATGATATGATTGTAGTAAAACGGAGATAGACTTTCTTTTCTTTAGAATGATGATGATGAACAGAATTTGTATGTATGATTGTATCGGGATTTAGGTTGTAAATGGAAACAGGTTGGAAAATTTCGATAGGAAGTGGAATGGAATGTTGAAACGTTTGTCAAGAACTCCATTAACAGAGGAAGTGTATGAAACACTAAAAGGAATGATTACTTCAAAAAAAATTTCAGTTGGTGATCGTCTACCGACCGAGACTCAACTTGTGGAGGAGTTAGGTGTTAGTAGATCAACGATTCGAGAGGTCCTTATCACACTTCAAGCAGAGG
Protein-coding regions in this window:
- a CDS encoding TlpA family protein disulfide reductase is translated as MKKIIFIVIILGMFSWAVLDLVNSNEESANQEDTTGTEVVKESDTIGLERGQIAPDFELKTLEGETVRLSDYRGTRVFVNFWATWCPPCRAEMPDMEKVYKEMDNVEILAVNLTDSEQNEEVVEEFVADFGLTFPILMDRNSEVASMYRVQAYPTSYMIDSNGRIQFIAIGAMNHDLMVQEIEKMK
- a CDS encoding response regulator transcription factor → MKQTILVVEDDKMIRNLVRIYLEKSGYDVVVASDGEEAKQVFLTYHPCLIILDLMLPKLSGEEFCMWVREQERNEVSIIMLSAKARVEDKITGLKMGADDYLTKPFDPEELIAHVEAVLRRTGQFCQKVTYRGLCIKPRKGEVLLYDKPLHLTKHEFNLLYHFMEHPNVVLSREDLLRQLYPYDDKFVLDRTIDAHIKKLREKIEEQPSSPKRIITVRGMGYKFVNE
- a CDS encoding sensor histidine kinase is translated as MSKFIKSWLPNQFLWRLTFVNIFVIALFIVLSSWAIYNTACMLVDGMGAMNVQTQKQFNGTLFQYLWIFSILAILIGSVIHFYITRKLIQPLKVLIESAKDMKQGRYPDPIELNSEGEMGLFIRHFNELVLQLKNNQQHRQKLVSDLSHEFRTPLSNLNGYLNALKDGVIVGDSSLYESLYEESKRLTHMIEQLELLKEWDYLTTQTFTAKGEEDIKFIVLQTVEMFRWEMTKKGISVDLQVDSGHMNVNGDGISQVISNLVHNAIRYYEGSDSIRIVGKKADSDYWLGVSGPGQMIPAADRDRIFDRFYRVDPSRTRDTGGTGLGLAISKEIIEHHQGKIGLKSEGNYYTFWFSLPIQ
- a CDS encoding thioredoxin family protein, which encodes MNQSVSKIFLFTLTACPTGRNMGTVLREIAQTHPSIELQTIYIEIDVQTTNRYKIKTNPTVLFLNVNEKELYRLEGFRETAEINHIINELSENRLVSSDEIEGNRATIENYTIYLFRNGVPTSVDIQYKNETSIKAPRITVLNILLSTSIEGYQNPFPVKSKLESIGFDGALAKITIKTQKPCSSVDVASMEILLLKTLATFGIKDVALLFSEDK
- a CDS encoding class I SAM-dependent methyltransferase; amino-acid sequence: MAGHRFNPEKAEKLLDPKRQERIHPNQVIEALELKESDTILDLGAGNGYYTIPLANSTKEKVIAVDIERKMLDLLQERAAQLQVKNITYVESNLEEIQLDDNSAEKGLVAFVTHEIPDLDKALSEFRRLIKPGGKLVVLDWEAIEMEQGPPLNERISSDTMLKILEDNGFERQLSFSEKGVYLIVVQF
- a CDS encoding DUF302 domain-containing protein is translated as MFDFDYTIMTSKSIDEAVQSIEENLKEEKFGVLWQFDVKDKLQEKGVDFNQPFKILEVCNPHEAGRVLAQNKMVGYFLPCKIVVFEDEGSTKIGMPKPTALITMVKDEKLKEIAEDIEKRLVACIDKCK
- a CDS encoding cupin domain-containing protein encodes the protein MYYAPYPHLYPYYVNIPTNHYGVQPIYWTVPNPDGINHDNRFGMMPSLKKDKGTINLKDYGGEPYVVNINKATKQNTTFRTALWTGSHLQVTLMSIGVGEDIGLEVHPDVDQFLRIEEGQGMVQMGDTKDNLYFKKRVQDDYAIMVPAGKWHNLINTGSKPLKLYTIYAPPEHPFGTIHQTKTDAIAAEKESM
- a CDS encoding dihydrodipicolinate synthase family protein, producing the protein MVNKLRGIIPPAVTTFNSDETINEELFREHLEWLLQSNIAGISIGGSTGEGHALTAEETRRLIQIGKEVIDGRVPIIAGIIRDSTKEVIEYAHAAKDAGADYLMITPIHYFRPDDEAHVAFYSAISDAVDLPIIIYNVVATAVITPECMARLAEIKNVVGIKQSGGDIHALNKMVLTLPKEQTVWSAVDALLYPTYALGAEGAIAALLTVLPELCVEQWEACERGDYERAKEIHYQMLPVWLEMDKTNMPARTKECLRQRGFNVGVPRGPLNVLSDADREAIRQALVSAQVIKDEVLN
- a CDS encoding dihydroxyacetone kinase subunit DhaK, giving the protein MKKFINEPMNFVKESLEGIVLAHSDQVKFAKEDRNGILRADAPVAGKVAIATGGGAGHLPVFLGYVGKGLADGASVGNVFTSPSADAMVNVAKEIHSGNGVLFLYGNYFGDKMNFDLAAEMLEDDEDIRVETVRVSDDVASAPREDWTKRRGVAGIFFAYKIAGACAEKLLPLEKVKAVAEKAVENIATMGVAISSCTIPSSGKPTFEIGEDEMEVGMGIHGEPGIRRAKLTTANEIVNELVPYLLEDLQIKAGDNIAILVNGSGTTPLEELYIVNREVHHLLAEKNINIYKTYVGEYATSLDMGGFSLSFLKLDNELKEYLDAPAESPFI
- a CDS encoding dihydroxyacetone kinase subunit L, giving the protein METFKEFGLLLDQFAKDHKEQFNELDGAQGDGDLGITVVCCGQALAKAANETENLQQWFNVGGKTVRKEAPSTMGILIASALIAVSKSLDEKQGQLTPNDWIKVQETMINEIQRRGGAQLGDKTILDAFIPASDAFASIINEGGSLKEALAKATVVAKESAESTAGLVSKIGRSSWLGERAKDNIDGGAWLCYKIYDLIERNL
- a CDS encoding tripartite tricarboxylate transporter substrate binding protein, translating into MKKKLIVLLSIVLAVFSLLVGCSQNTANEETSTPAEKEGNQEEETKVSYPEKQIEIIVPFAAGGGTDAVGRVIAESLKEILGQDVVVVNREGGSGANGMQEGLSSKPDGYTLTVVTREVTSLPLLGTAPFETLDFKFVSNINIDPAVLVVSGKSEYKTVEDLVAAIKANPGKMKFAASAVPSYYGIGFSEAAGIDFTTVPYQGAAPAITEILGGGADFGIYNPGEIKSFVDSGDLVPLAVMAEERFAGFPDAPTFKDKGIDVVSGTYRGIAVPPETPQEIVDILEKAIADSTQTEKFQQFMNNSFLGIGYMNSEEFTQYVKNDIEALTPIIEIAKSQGKK
- a CDS encoding tripartite tricarboxylate transporter TctB family protein; this translates as MKVINYGISIAAIMLSIFAYFSSSGFVNYDPNDIGPSVFPKGISVFTIILAVLLAITTYFKDKDTSRLSDIFSKTNLWNVGKTFVLFIGYYVVMNFAGFIISSLLFLFVFFKVLEIKLAKNIITSVVTTGVVYYIFYQLLNVQLPSGIW